In Lacrimispora indolis DSM 755, a genomic segment contains:
- a CDS encoding ABC transporter permease, with product MKKKLMPYLFLAPQILLTILFMVGLITGITQSLGVIPAFGLKKPTLLYYKEVLTRPDMLKSMGYSLKIALFSSALATAGGVFFCGVCVMGKKTRGAVMRIIQVPIIVPHVVAALFIINIFSRNGILARAAYALGLIQEQQQFPMLIYDPQGMGIIMAYLWKEIPFIIYFVIALMANINGSLGEAATNLGAKTWTVFWKVTLPLCRNTIISGFLIIFVFALGAYELPLLLGATVPKALPVLAYQEYIHPDLRNRPYAMALNGIIIVISLISALIYFLMMRKNVKCLTDEN from the coding sequence ATGAAAAAAAAGCTGATGCCATATTTATTTCTGGCTCCCCAAATATTGCTGACTATTTTATTTATGGTCGGATTAATAACTGGAATTACCCAAAGCTTAGGGGTAATTCCAGCTTTTGGGTTAAAGAAGCCAACGCTTTTATACTATAAGGAAGTTCTGACACGGCCGGATATGCTTAAGTCCATGGGATACAGTCTTAAAATAGCCTTGTTTTCATCGGCTCTTGCAACGGCAGGGGGTGTGTTTTTTTGCGGCGTATGCGTGATGGGAAAGAAAACCCGGGGAGCGGTCATGCGCATCATCCAGGTTCCTATTATTGTTCCCCATGTGGTTGCGGCACTTTTTATCATCAATATTTTTTCCAGAAACGGGATCCTGGCCAGGGCCGCATATGCCCTGGGCTTGATTCAGGAGCAGCAGCAGTTTCCCATGCTCATCTATGATCCCCAGGGGATGGGAATCATTATGGCGTATTTATGGAAAGAAATTCCCTTTATCATTTATTTCGTCATTGCGCTGATGGCGAATATTAACGGAAGCCTGGGGGAAGCGGCCACAAACCTGGGGGCAAAAACCTGGACCGTATTCTGGAAGGTGACCCTGCCCTTATGCAGAAATACAATTATAAGCGGCTTTCTGATCATTTTTGTATTTGCCCTGGGAGCCTATGAGCTTCCCCTCCTTCTTGGAGCGACGGTTCCAAAGGCATTGCCGGTTCTTGCATATCAGGAGTATATCCATCCGGATCTGAGAAACCGTCCTTATGCCATGGCTTTAAATGGTATTATTATTGTGATCTCCCTTATCAGCGCGCTGATATATTTTTTAATGATGCGGAAAAATGTGAAATGTTTAACGGATGAAAACTAA
- a CDS encoding rhodanese-like domain-containing protein — protein sequence MKKKFLAVALVSAIAVSMIAGCSTESAGEKKVTAAVESTAAESTSAADSSAAESTSVAENTGKEEYQFVSAEDAVKAAADGKTHVLDVREWANYGVGRVADSEWCPIFPLEDESLADQMKTYAEENLKDGQNIYIICNSGQRGAQKSTKVLEEAGIDAALIFTVEGGAKALAKVKGALTTNRAEEGINWQYVKAADVLGKKDAQIVDVRDNDTYAGGHLENSLQVDLKEFESADAQAAMYELAAEKLNKDEPVYFLCYSGNKCAKTAISVLKDAGFDEKNLFIIENGAKDSDIQAAFVK from the coding sequence ATGAAAAAGAAGTTTTTAGCAGTTGCCTTAGTGTCTGCAATAGCGGTGTCCATGATTGCAGGATGCAGCACAGAAAGTGCGGGAGAGAAGAAAGTAACAGCTGCAGTGGAAAGCACAGCAGCAGAAAGCACGTCAGCAGCAGATAGTTCAGCAGCGGAAAGTACATCAGTGGCGGAAAACACAGGGAAAGAAGAATACCAGTTTGTATCTGCCGAGGATGCGGTAAAAGCGGCTGCTGACGGAAAAACGCATGTTCTTGATGTAAGAGAGTGGGCAAACTACGGGGTAGGAAGAGTTGCTGATTCGGAATGGTGTCCCATTTTCCCCCTGGAGGATGAATCCCTGGCAGATCAGATGAAGACATATGCGGAAGAAAATTTAAAAGACGGACAGAACATCTACATCATCTGCAACAGCGGCCAGAGAGGCGCACAGAAGTCAACAAAGGTTCTGGAAGAAGCCGGAATCGACGCAGCCCTTATCTTTACGGTTGAGGGAGGCGCAAAAGCTCTGGCAAAAGTAAAAGGTGCGCTGACAACAAACCGTGCGGAAGAAGGAATAAACTGGCAGTATGTAAAAGCAGCAGACGTACTTGGGAAAAAGGATGCACAGATTGTGGATGTACGTGATAACGATACATATGCAGGAGGACATTTGGAAAATTCTCTTCAGGTTGATTTAAAAGAATTTGAAAGTGCTGATGCACAGGCAGCAATGTATGAACTGGCAGCAGAGAAGCTTAATAAAGACGAACCTGTATATTTCTTATGTTACAGCGGAAATAAATGCGCAAAGACAGCCATTTCTGTGTTAAAGGATGCAGGCTTTGATGAAAAGAATTTGTTCATCATTGAAAACGGGGCAAAAGACAGTGACATTCAGGCGGCATTTGTAAAATAA
- a CDS encoding nucleoside hydrolase, whose protein sequence is MKHVVFDCDNTFGVKDCDVDDGLALMYLLGCPEAKVHGITATYGNNRLDIVYNTNRKMLKDLGREDIPVKRGGAKCGEYESEAADYLGEMADKYKGTLSILATGSLTNLRGAYEKDNHFFEKVKEIVVMGGITSPLVFEKKVMDELNFSCDPFASQTVLTKGKNVSVITGNHCLKVLFTREEYKERLFGTDNKAAAYIREKTDYWFGYNEEDYGIGGFYNWDVTAAVYLMHPELFVDERRTLMVSIEDLKQGYLREAEVGNCVCNLPEIGEEKVYKDHIYDAWMRVSME, encoded by the coding sequence ATGAAGCATGTGGTATTTGACTGTGACAATACATTTGGAGTAAAGGACTGTGATGTGGATGACGGGCTTGCCCTGATGTACCTTCTTGGCTGCCCTGAGGCAAAGGTGCACGGAATTACGGCAACGTATGGGAACAACCGATTGGATATTGTATACAATACAAACCGGAAGATGCTAAAGGATCTGGGACGTGAGGATATTCCGGTGAAAAGGGGCGGGGCAAAATGCGGAGAATATGAAAGTGAGGCGGCGGATTATCTCGGGGAAATGGCGGATAAGTATAAGGGGACCTTATCAATTCTTGCAACCGGTTCCCTTACAAATCTTCGGGGAGCTTATGAAAAGGACAATCATTTTTTTGAGAAGGTAAAAGAAATTGTGGTAATGGGAGGGATTACAAGCCCTCTTGTGTTTGAGAAAAAGGTGATGGATGAGCTGAATTTCTCCTGTGATCCCTTTGCTTCACAAACAGTGCTTACAAAAGGAAAAAATGTTTCTGTGATCACAGGGAATCATTGCCTGAAGGTGCTGTTTACAAGGGAGGAATATAAGGAACGCTTATTTGGCACGGACAACAAGGCTGCCGCATACATCCGGGAGAAGACGGATTACTGGTTTGGGTATAATGAGGAAGACTATGGTATCGGGGGATTTTATAACTGGGATGTGACGGCAGCGGTGTATCTGATGCATCCGGAGCTGTTCGTGGATGAGAGAAGGACGCTGATGGTATCAATAGAGGATTTAAAACAAGGCTATCTGCGGGAAGCGGAGGTGGGAAACTGCGTGTGCAATCTTCCGGAGATTGGAGAGGAAAAGGTCTATAAAGATCATATTTATGATGCGTGGATGCGGGTTTCCATGGAGTAA
- a CDS encoding FadR/GntR family transcriptional regulator: MKNLKTRKLYLQVYDEIKQYIKEHNLQPGDKLPTEMEICESLGVSRNVLREALKSLEITGVVTSKPGVGIIIREFNSDFFMSSLISHVDASNDSKIKDYIEELRHVLELGFDQKAFYSLGLADIDRMNEQVTIMQSHLGVDHGGTKPLGIEFAKADAMFHKTMFSKVDNVLLSSIIDFFWAYDKYYTTKLSSKSIEITIEKHERIIKALYEHDYEKFHQAMIYHYTYEYLKK; encoded by the coding sequence ATGAAAAATTTAAAAACCAGAAAATTGTATTTACAGGTATACGATGAAATCAAGCAATATATTAAGGAGCATAATCTTCAGCCAGGAGATAAACTTCCCACGGAAATGGAAATCTGCGAGTCACTGGGTGTGAGCCGGAATGTACTCAGGGAAGCACTTAAATCCTTAGAGATCACCGGCGTCGTGACCTCCAAGCCAGGTGTCGGCATCATTATCAGAGAATTTAACTCGGATTTTTTCATGTCTTCGCTGATTTCACATGTTGACGCTTCCAATGACAGCAAGATCAAGGATTATATTGAGGAATTGCGTCATGTTCTGGAGCTGGGTTTTGATCAGAAGGCCTTTTACAGCCTGGGACTGGCAGATATTGACCGGATGAACGAACAGGTGACCATCATGCAAAGCCACCTGGGTGTGGATCATGGCGGAACAAAGCCCCTAGGCATTGAATTTGCAAAAGCAGATGCAATGTTTCATAAAACCATGTTTTCGAAAGTAGACAATGTACTCCTCTCTTCTATCATTGATTTCTTCTGGGCGTATGACAAATATTACACCACAAAGCTTTCCTCGAAATCCATTGAGATAACGATTGAAAAGCACGAGCGCATTATTAAGGCACTCTATGAGCACGATTATGAGAAGTTTCATCAGGCAATGATTTATCATTACACTTATGAATATCTTAAAAAATAG
- a CDS encoding ABC transporter substrate-binding protein yields the protein MKQRKLVSILCAVSLAASLLIGCSGKQQPASDTAGTGAKTESAKSGDPGTGNPGTESGEAPGTPLADLRVRQALAYAIDMDAIVETLFNGKAQAAKSFTAPGDWLNAEIPTYKYDPEKAKELLKEAGWPSDYTLDVVYYYDDQQTVDLMTIIGQYWQEAGVKAQFRKLEGDLAAQLWVPPVDRVKGPSVVKWDLAYAAVAALAESEFYNRFSSTASNNSTVPKQEGLDDLIISANGTMDTDEQKKAFGEIQNFVAENVIALPLYHQVCFIYNSKDLDMAGAGFGNDQFSYEKHILDWKISRDDRTMYTNGGPQEFFWYPLVNPGLLINTELIFDKLINADENLNPKEGMLAQDYKVSEDSKSIEFTLRDNLKWHDDQPLTAEDVKFTIELMLKAPGTNAVASEVMKAIHGAQDFIDGKTEHLEGVVTDGNKITVNFDQVSANALQVFAQWPILPKHCLEKADPAALQQDGFWQKPIGSGPFRVDEVVLNNYATLKRWDGYYKTGNGNIETIYMFASGENDANLVKNAGAGKIDYAWSKSTDEAKAIETMDHMKVNTANIRYTRCFFINQFPHDANIK from the coding sequence ATGAAACAAAGAAAACTTGTGAGTATTTTATGTGCCGTTTCCCTGGCCGCGTCACTTTTGATCGGCTGCAGCGGCAAACAGCAGCCGGCATCAGACACAGCAGGAACAGGGGCAAAGACAGAGAGTGCCAAATCCGGGGATCCAGGGACTGGGAATCCGGGTACTGAAAGCGGTGAAGCGCCTGGAACCCCGCTTGCAGATTTAAGAGTCAGACAGGCCCTGGCTTATGCGATTGACATGGATGCAATTGTTGAGACGCTGTTTAACGGCAAAGCGCAGGCAGCAAAAAGTTTTACCGCTCCAGGGGATTGGCTGAACGCAGAAATCCCTACATATAAGTATGATCCGGAAAAGGCAAAAGAGCTTTTAAAGGAAGCCGGCTGGCCATCGGATTATACTCTTGATGTGGTTTATTATTACGATGACCAGCAGACCGTTGACTTAATGACCATCATTGGGCAGTACTGGCAGGAGGCAGGGGTTAAGGCCCAGTTCAGAAAGCTGGAAGGTGATCTGGCTGCACAGCTTTGGGTCCCGCCGGTGGATCGGGTAAAGGGCCCTTCTGTAGTAAAATGGGATCTGGCTTATGCTGCGGTGGCTGCATTGGCAGAATCCGAATTCTATAACAGATTCAGTTCGACTGCCTCCAATAACTCCACCGTTCCAAAGCAGGAAGGGCTTGATGATTTAATTATTTCAGCCAACGGGACCATGGATACGGACGAGCAGAAAAAGGCGTTTGGTGAAATCCAGAATTTTGTGGCAGAGAATGTAATTGCACTGCCCCTTTACCATCAGGTCTGCTTTATTTATAACAGCAAAGATCTTGATATGGCAGGAGCGGGATTCGGGAACGACCAGTTCTCATATGAGAAGCACATCCTGGACTGGAAGATCAGCCGGGATGACCGTACGATGTATACAAATGGCGGGCCTCAGGAATTTTTCTGGTATCCTTTGGTGAATCCGGGACTCCTGATTAATACGGAGCTGATTTTTGATAAGCTTATAAACGCAGATGAAAATCTAAATCCGAAGGAAGGCATGCTGGCCCAGGACTATAAGGTCAGTGAGGATTCCAAATCCATTGAGTTCACGCTTCGCGACAATCTAAAATGGCACGATGACCAGCCTCTTACGGCTGAGGATGTTAAGTTTACCATTGAGCTGATGCTTAAGGCTCCCGGAACCAATGCGGTTGCCTCGGAGGTCATGAAGGCAATCCATGGTGCCCAGGACTTTATTGACGGAAAAACGGAACATTTAGAAGGCGTAGTGACTGATGGGAATAAGATCACGGTCAATTTTGATCAGGTTTCCGCCAATGCGCTGCAAGTATTTGCCCAGTGGCCCATTCTTCCCAAACACTGTCTTGAAAAGGCAGACCCGGCAGCACTCCAGCAGGATGGGTTCTGGCAGAAACCAATCGGGTCCGGGCCATTCAGGGTTGATGAGGTGGTGCTGAACAATTACGCGACCTTAAAGAGATGGGATGGATATTACAAGACCGGAAACGGGAATATCGAAACAATTTACATGTTTGCAAGCGGTGAAAATGATGCAAACCTTGTAAAGAATGCGGGAGCAGGCAAGATTGACTACGCATGGTCCAAGTCTACGGACGAAGCAAAGGCAATCGAGACCATGGATCATATGAAGGTCAATACGGCAAATATCAGATATACAAGATGCTTTTTTATCAATCAGTTTCCCCATGACGCAAATATTAAGTAA
- a CDS encoding ABC transporter permease, translating into MATYTIRKILSLIPMMLVISFLIYLGIELMPGDAVDFLIPPDALSTMSAQQLEQMRNSLGLNDPFVIRYFKWLWGILHGDFGYSLQSGVPVAEIMRNHISATIELSVASLIMSSVFGIFLGVISALNKGSVLDHILDVVGMVGVAIPQFLFGLICINALALHHSILPVGGRMAYAGQSFIQRLPYLILPAAVLGFSMTAGVMRYARGSMLESMGRDYMKTARSKGIPEWRVNLLHGLRAAVTPVVVLIGFRLPMLIGGAVVVEEVFQWPGIGGLFIKAVRAQNTPLVMMIGFFSVLIVLVSSILVDLVTAMLDPRIKLS; encoded by the coding sequence ATGGCTACTTATACTATCAGAAAGATTTTATCGTTAATTCCAATGATGCTAGTCATCAGCTTTCTCATTTATCTGGGAATTGAACTGATGCCAGGTGATGCGGTTGATTTCCTTATTCCGCCGGATGCGCTTTCCACGATGTCGGCACAACAGCTTGAACAGATGAGAAACTCTCTTGGCTTAAATGATCCGTTTGTCATCCGGTACTTTAAATGGCTGTGGGGGATCCTGCACGGCGACTTTGGCTATTCCCTGCAGTCGGGAGTACCTGTTGCGGAAATTATGAGGAATCATATTTCGGCAACCATTGAATTATCTGTAGCATCTCTGATCATGTCTTCTGTATTCGGCATTTTTCTGGGCGTGATCAGTGCACTGAATAAGGGAAGTGTACTGGATCATATTCTGGACGTAGTGGGAATGGTCGGTGTGGCGATCCCCCAATTTTTATTCGGTCTCATCTGTATCAATGCCCTGGCTCTCCATCACAGCATTCTGCCGGTAGGAGGGCGGATGGCTTATGCCGGGCAGAGCTTTATTCAGAGATTGCCGTATTTAATCCTGCCTGCAGCGGTCCTGGGCTTTTCCATGACAGCCGGTGTTATGCGGTATGCCAGGGGCAGCATGCTGGAATCCATGGGCAGGGATTATATGAAGACCGCAAGATCGAAAGGAATCCCGGAGTGGAGGGTGAATCTCCTCCATGGTCTCAGGGCAGCGGTGACCCCTGTTGTGGTATTGATTGGATTCCGGCTGCCTATGCTGATCGGCGGAGCGGTTGTTGTGGAGGAGGTATTCCAGTGGCCTGGAATCGGCGGTCTGTTCATCAAGGCCGTGCGGGCGCAGAACACTCCCCTTGTTATGATGATTGGATTTTTTTCCGTGCTGATCGTTCTGGTGTCAAGCATTTTGGTTGATTTAGTTACCGCCATGCTGGATCCTCGCATAAAACTGAGTTAG
- a CDS encoding aminoglycoside phosphotransferase family protein, with protein MDQVQGLADYIKWIEYRERLGLPRKVTEEYRMLGQGEYNRNYLFIHPVTGKKLILRVNFGSQMHLENQIEYEFRALELLKDSGRTPRPLYVDGTKEKIPYGVMVMEYLPGHALDYEKELLYAADCLADIHSIPVGREPPLIAPDNPLKAILEECEEMFRKYEESGLGDEENKRKIRRLLERGWKKADILPKVTYCCCINTELNSTNFLINGEGKGNYLIDWEKPVYGDPAQDLGHFLAPTTTFWKTDVILEREQMDQFIKAYIKKAADRFDTQGLKERISTYIPITCLRGITWCAMAWVEYQQPGKEIFNESTAHKLEAYLSHGFLDKIAEYVG; from the coding sequence ATGGATCAGGTACAGGGATTAGCGGACTATATTAAATGGATAGAATACCGGGAAAGGCTGGGACTTCCCAGGAAAGTGACAGAGGAATACCGGATGCTGGGGCAGGGAGAGTACAACAGAAACTATCTGTTTATTCATCCGGTCACTGGTAAGAAGCTTATTCTGCGGGTGAATTTCGGAAGCCAGATGCATCTGGAAAACCAGATTGAATACGAATTCCGTGCATTGGAGCTGTTAAAGGATTCGGGACGCACGCCAAGACCCTTGTATGTGGATGGAACAAAGGAGAAGATTCCTTATGGAGTCATGGTGATGGAGTATCTTCCGGGGCATGCACTGGATTATGAAAAAGAGCTGCTTTATGCGGCAGACTGTCTGGCAGATATACACAGCATCCCCGTTGGCAGAGAACCACCCCTCATAGCTCCGGATAATCCATTAAAAGCAATTCTGGAAGAGTGCGAGGAGATGTTCCGAAAGTATGAGGAATCCGGTCTTGGTGACGAAGAAAATAAGAGAAAAATACGCAGGCTGCTGGAAAGAGGCTGGAAAAAGGCAGATATTCTGCCAAAAGTAACCTACTGCTGCTGCATCAATACGGAGCTGAATTCTACGAATTTTCTCATCAACGGGGAAGGAAAGGGGAATTATCTCATTGACTGGGAGAAGCCGGTTTACGGTGATCCGGCACAGGACCTGGGACATTTTCTTGCGCCGACCACAACCTTCTGGAAGACAGATGTGATCCTGGAAAGGGAACAAATGGATCAGTTTATAAAAGCGTATATAAAAAAGGCGGCAGACAGATTCGATACACAGGGTCTGAAAGAGCGGATCAGTACGTATATTCCCATTACGTGCTTACGGGGAATTACCTGGTGCGCAATGGCCTGGGTGGAATATCAGCAGCCGGGCAAAGAAATATTTAATGAGTCCACGGCACACAAGCTGGAGGCGTATTTGAGTCATGGATTTTTGGATAAAATAGCAGAATATGTGGGTTAA
- a CDS encoding ABC transporter ATP-binding protein, whose translation MSLTVENIKVVLQKKEILHGISLDIREGEFTSLLGVSGCGKTTLLKSIAGLLEIQQGDVRINHVSVTGIPPEKRGTVIVFQDLRLFPHMTVEQNIAFPMELQKVSKNVRKETVKRLLEEVQLPGFENRKIKEMSGGQMQRVALARALAANPRVLLLDEPFSGLDECLRLEMGNLVKRLQQERKITTVLVTHEKKEALQMSDRIALMREGQILQYDTPKNMFRHPTSRAVAEYFGRVNYVKGRIENRRFYSGLFEMSAKLDDGDYEAMIRPFSVKLQKEGAYVISGITFMGETAEVKIEIPEGTILSHVMSHELEGLGLEEGDRAGVFIEENAVTWFRREG comes from the coding sequence ATGAGCCTTACGGTTGAAAATATAAAAGTTGTACTGCAGAAGAAAGAGATTCTTCATGGGATCAGCCTGGATATACGGGAAGGGGAATTTACCTCCCTTCTTGGTGTGTCCGGGTGCGGGAAGACAACGCTTTTGAAAAGCATAGCAGGACTTCTGGAAATCCAGCAGGGAGATGTGCGGATTAATCATGTATCTGTTACAGGGATTCCTCCCGAAAAAAGAGGAACAGTCATTGTCTTTCAGGATTTAAGGCTGTTCCCCCACATGACCGTGGAGCAGAATATCGCATTTCCCATGGAGCTTCAAAAGGTTTCTAAGAATGTCCGGAAGGAAACGGTGAAAAGATTGCTGGAAGAAGTTCAGCTTCCGGGCTTTGAGAACCGGAAAATAAAAGAAATGTCCGGAGGGCAGATGCAGAGAGTTGCACTGGCAAGAGCCCTTGCAGCAAATCCTAGAGTGCTGCTTCTGGATGAACCGTTTTCCGGGCTGGATGAGTGCTTAAGGCTGGAGATGGGGAATCTTGTGAAAAGGCTTCAACAGGAGCGGAAGATCACCACGGTTCTTGTTACCCATGAAAAAAAAGAAGCATTGCAGATGTCGGACAGGATTGCGCTGATGAGGGAGGGACAGATTTTACAGTACGATACACCGAAGAATATGTTCCGGCATCCCACTTCAAGGGCTGTGGCGGAATATTTCGGCAGGGTGAACTATGTGAAAGGAAGAATTGAGAACCGCAGGTTTTACAGCGGGCTGTTTGAAATGAGTGCAAAGCTGGATGACGGGGATTATGAGGCGATGATAAGGCCCTTCTCCGTGAAGCTTCAGAAAGAGGGGGCCTATGTGATTTCAGGAATTACATTTATGGGAGAGACGGCGGAAGTGAAGATAGAGATACCGGAGGGCACGATTTTAAGCCATGTCATGAGTCACGAGCTGGAAGGGCTTGGACTGGAAGAAGGGGACAGGGCGGGTGTTTTCATAGAGGAAAACGCAGTGACCTGGTTTCGGAGAGAAGGGTGA
- a CDS encoding ABC transporter permease produces the protein MKNKRKSILTSITQFLLMAAILIPTVTLFIWIFTERWTWPDLVPQVFSKRALLEIAGRKKELLQIFRSSILISTVVAALSAVIGLMTARAMILYRFPGKQLMYFFTILPFMVPATVFAMGIQITFIKMRLNNRITGVIISHLVCSLPYAVRLIMDGTMAVGNRLEEQARVLGASPFQAFYKTSLPLLAPVILSAMSMSYIVSFSQYFLTLIIGGGNVKTFTILMVPYLQSGNRNIACIYSVLFLGVTLLVFGVFEWAAGHWMKHGGGEFYT, from the coding sequence ATGAAAAATAAAAGAAAGTCAATATTAACAAGCATCACACAGTTCCTTTTGATGGCTGCCATACTTATTCCGACGGTCACTCTGTTTATATGGATCTTTACGGAGCGGTGGACGTGGCCGGATCTGGTGCCTCAGGTGTTTTCAAAGAGAGCGCTTTTAGAAATAGCAGGAAGAAAAAAAGAGCTTTTGCAAATCTTCCGGTCAAGCATTTTGATTTCCACGGTTGTGGCGGCATTATCTGCGGTGATCGGCCTAATGACTGCGAGAGCCATGATATTATACCGTTTTCCCGGAAAGCAGCTGATGTATTTTTTTACCATCCTGCCCTTTATGGTTCCTGCAACCGTGTTTGCAATGGGGATACAGATTACGTTTATTAAAATGAGACTAAACAACAGGATTACAGGGGTCATCATTTCTCATTTGGTCTGTTCTCTTCCTTATGCTGTGCGACTCATCATGGATGGGACGATGGCTGTTGGCAACAGACTGGAGGAGCAGGCAAGAGTCCTGGGAGCATCTCCCTTTCAAGCCTTTTACAAAACGTCTCTCCCTTTGCTGGCGCCTGTGATCCTATCAGCTATGAGCATGTCATATATTGTGTCCTTCAGCCAGTATTTTCTCACGCTGATAATCGGAGGGGGAAACGTAAAGACCTTTACGATCCTTATGGTTCCCTATCTGCAAAGCGGGAATAGAAACATTGCATGTATTTACAGCGTTCTGTTTCTGGGCGTCACATTGCTGGTGTTTGGAGTGTTTGAGTGGGCGGCAGGCCATTGGATGAAACATGGGGGCGGAGAATTTTATACATGA
- a CDS encoding ABC transporter substrate-binding protein, with translation MKKRISAALLAVVIACSMTACGNNEGPKEEKKQVSETEEMSFGSMKEEAKGTVVTFYGWGGDEKLNKWLDNTFAPVMKEKYDITMERVPMDIDQVLSQLSGEIQAGEKDGSIDMIWINGENFRSAKENSMLYGPFADKLPNFQDYVDPNSEDVTLDFAYPIEGFEAPYGKAQIVMIGDTAVTPDLPESAEGLKEFVRKYPGKVTYPALPDFTGSAFVRNIIYELCGYEQFLDMKGDKETVRAAVEPAMTYLRELNPYLWNEGKTFPDSSTTLDNMFADGEVVLNMTYDAYGTAVKIADGAYTQTTQSFQFDKGTIGNTNFMAIAANSGNKAGAMVAINEMLSPEIQADRYNTLKVIPVLDNSKLSKEQKDEFDQVELGKGTIPQDELLLKRLPEMPAELVPIIEEIWTEEVAGK, from the coding sequence ATGAAAAAGAGAATTTCGGCAGCGCTTCTGGCAGTTGTAATAGCTTGTTCCATGACAGCCTGCGGAAACAATGAAGGACCAAAAGAAGAGAAAAAACAGGTTTCAGAAACAGAAGAGATGTCCTTCGGCAGTATGAAGGAGGAAGCAAAGGGTACTGTTGTTACGTTTTATGGCTGGGGCGGAGATGAGAAGCTGAATAAATGGCTGGACAATACCTTTGCCCCCGTCATGAAGGAAAAGTATGATATTACCATGGAGCGTGTTCCCATGGACATTGACCAGGTACTAAGCCAGTTGTCTGGGGAAATTCAGGCGGGGGAAAAGGACGGAAGCATTGACATGATCTGGATCAATGGAGAAAACTTCCGGTCAGCCAAAGAAAACAGCATGCTCTACGGGCCATTCGCCGATAAACTGCCTAATTTTCAGGATTACGTGGACCCAAATTCCGAAGATGTAACACTTGATTTTGCATACCCCATTGAAGGATTTGAAGCTCCTTATGGTAAAGCGCAGATCGTGATGATCGGGGATACTGCGGTAACTCCGGACTTGCCTGAAAGTGCCGAAGGTTTAAAGGAGTTTGTCCGGAAATATCCTGGAAAGGTGACCTATCCGGCACTTCCGGATTTTACAGGAAGTGCGTTTGTCAGAAATATTATCTATGAACTATGCGGATACGAGCAGTTTCTGGATATGAAAGGGGATAAGGAAACAGTGAGAGCTGCCGTAGAACCTGCAATGACGTATCTAAGAGAGTTAAACCCGTATTTGTGGAATGAAGGAAAGACCTTCCCGGATTCCTCAACGACCCTTGACAATATGTTTGCAGACGGAGAGGTTGTGCTGAATATGACGTATGATGCCTACGGAACCGCTGTGAAGATTGCAGATGGGGCATATACGCAGACAACACAGTCCTTCCAGTTTGACAAAGGGACGATCGGAAATACCAACTTTATGGCCATTGCGGCCAATTCCGGAAATAAGGCAGGGGCAATGGTGGCAATCAATGAAATGCTGTCTCCGGAAATTCAGGCTGACCGCTATAACACCTTGAAAGTCATTCCGGTTCTTGACAATTCAAAGCTTTCAAAGGAACAGAAGGATGAATTTGATCAGGTGGAGCTTGGAAAGGGAACGATTCCCCAGGATGAGCTGCTGTTAAAACGTCTTCCGGAAATGCCCGCTGAGCTGGTTCCCATTATTGAGGAAATATGGACGGAAGAAGTGGCAGGAAAATAA